A genomic segment from Nodularia sphaerocarpa UHCC 0038 encodes:
- a CDS encoding N-acetylmuramoyl-L-alanine amidase, with product MRLLIGLIILGSLTTPSLAWAQENTLKIVYPPTNHQTNTDKIFLLGTAPPTGQVLINNQPIKRSKSGHFTPSFPLEVGENLFTVRYQNQEIQMQVTRVDNQSKIPQGLAFVEDSLTPKVDISRLPGEEICFSAMASPNANLNVRLGEQTVKLSPQPKQISLPSNSAIYIDGKNQPITQIVPGKYQGCTTLARLEDGEKPEFQLTLNNQTITQFSSGQIQTLSPAKLPVVEIIAEAGVARTGPSTTDSRLTPLPQGVRASVTGKEGDWLRLDYGGWIHSQETRMIPGAIPPRSMIRSIISRELPKTTEIVFPLQVPVPISVEQGDKTFTLTLHNTTAQTDTIRLDDNPLISRLDWQQIAPDKVQYTFNLKKAQQWGYNLQYRDTSLVLSLRHSPVISRRQTQPLSGIKILLNAGHGGEELGAAGPTGYLAKDLNLVVTKLLRDELRRRGATVVMAREDDRDLSLVERQKMIDQNQPAMSLTFHYRFLADDGDAENTQGVSSYWYHPQAHSLAVLLQNRLVQNLGRSSFGVYWNNLALTRPHSAPSVLLELGFMSNPEDFELAMDVQEQRRLARVLAEGVVEWFQK from the coding sequence GGGGACTGCACCACCAACGGGACAAGTTTTAATAAATAATCAACCCATTAAGCGCAGTAAATCTGGACATTTTACTCCTAGCTTTCCGTTGGAGGTGGGAGAAAATCTGTTTACTGTACGTTACCAAAATCAAGAAATTCAAATGCAGGTAACGAGAGTTGATAATCAATCAAAAATACCCCAAGGATTAGCCTTTGTCGAAGATTCCCTGACTCCTAAAGTTGATATTTCTCGACTACCAGGAGAAGAAATTTGTTTTAGTGCGATGGCTTCGCCCAATGCTAATTTAAATGTAAGATTGGGAGAGCAAACTGTTAAACTATCACCGCAACCAAAACAAATATCTCTACCCAGTAATTCAGCCATATATATAGATGGTAAAAATCAACCTATCACTCAAATTGTCCCAGGTAAATATCAGGGATGCACGACATTAGCAAGATTAGAAGATGGGGAAAAACCGGAATTTCAATTAACTCTCAATAATCAAACAATAACTCAATTCAGTTCTGGTCAGATTCAAACCCTGTCACCAGCCAAACTTCCAGTAGTAGAAATCATAGCTGAGGCTGGTGTGGCGCGCACAGGTCCCAGTACCACTGATTCACGCTTAACGCCTTTACCCCAAGGTGTGAGAGCATCTGTTACAGGTAAAGAAGGTGATTGGTTACGTTTAGACTATGGAGGTTGGATTCATAGTCAAGAAACTCGGATGATTCCAGGCGCAATTCCACCACGCTCAATGATTCGCAGTATAATTTCGCGGGAATTACCGAAAACAACAGAAATAGTCTTTCCTTTGCAAGTTCCTGTACCGATAAGTGTAGAACAGGGAGATAAAACTTTTACCCTGACTTTGCATAACACCACTGCCCAAACAGACACAATTCGCCTGGATGATAACCCCTTAATTTCTCGTCTGGATTGGCAGCAAATAGCTCCTGACAAGGTGCAATATACTTTTAACCTCAAAAAAGCTCAACAGTGGGGATATAACCTGCAATACCGAGATACCAGCTTAGTTTTGAGTTTGCGTCATTCTCCGGTCATTTCCCGCAGACAAACACAACCTTTATCTGGGATAAAAATTCTGCTGAACGCCGGACATGGTGGGGAAGAATTAGGCGCAGCAGGACCAACAGGTTATTTAGCGAAAGATTTAAATTTGGTAGTTACAAAACTGTTGCGGGATGAATTGAGACGACGAGGTGCAACAGTGGTGATGGCTAGAGAAGATGACCGGGATTTGTCTTTGGTGGAACGTCAGAAAATGATAGATCAAAATCAACCTGCGATGTCACTGACTTTTCATTATCGATTTTTGGCTGATGATGGAGATGCGGAAAATACGCAGGGAGTTAGCAGTTATTGGTATCATCCCCAAGCGCACAGTTTAGCTGTGTTGTTGCAAAATCGCTTAGTGCAAAATTTAGGTAGGTCTTCTTTTGGGGTGTATTGGAATAATTTAGCGCTGACACGTCCCCATTCTGCGCCATCGGTTTTATTGGAGTTGGGTTTTATGAGTAACCCTGAAGATTTTGAACTGGCGATGGATGTTCAGGAACAAAGGAGGTTAGCGAGGGTTTTGGCTGAGGGTGTTGTTGAGTGGTTTCAGAAATGA